One window of the Desulforamulus hydrothermalis Lam5 = DSM 18033 genome contains the following:
- the hemZ gene encoding coproporphyrinogen dehydrogenase HemZ, with translation MIIGLSDTAYSYLGTVQDIIWLFYPGARFSTAAEGDLTIQLILNDQDGNLWAEAQLFSSGMAVAHRETGQPWLPGEKQNELKRLARLAVYRLLVSYSGRRPSPWGIMTGIRPTKVVHRLFDLGWPATDIERYLAEKYALAQEKAALITAIAKTQRPYLLSGTSAARLVSVYIGIPFCPTRCLYCSFPSYSIKQHRTLVEPFLNALLKEIREVGEALQARGLHVQTVYLGGGTPTSLGVDQLSSLLASVNRYLRTDETVEITVEGGRPDTLTREVLAVLAQQGVTRLSINPQSMQQHTLDAIGRSHTVEDIYRATEEARHYKFNTVNMDIIIGLPGETVQDVAHTMRHLRQLKPENLTVHALALKRASHLKQRLAEFSLTDAAQAAAMWEEAARAAQGMGLQPYYMYRQKQMVGNLENIGYTLPGHACIYNIQMIEERQTVIGLGVGAGSKWVNPLTHSLVNQYNAKEPRQYVERLDEYLSRKINRIKQPVAPQP, from the coding sequence TTGATTATTGGTTTATCTGACACAGCTTACAGCTACCTGGGCACTGTTCAGGATATTATCTGGTTGTTTTATCCCGGCGCCCGGTTTTCCACCGCCGCTGAAGGAGATTTGACCATTCAACTCATCTTAAATGACCAGGACGGTAACCTCTGGGCCGAAGCACAACTTTTTTCCTCCGGTATGGCCGTGGCTCACCGGGAAACCGGCCAGCCGTGGCTGCCCGGCGAGAAGCAAAACGAATTAAAAAGACTGGCCCGCCTGGCGGTTTATCGCCTGCTGGTTTCCTACAGCGGCCGCCGGCCCTCTCCCTGGGGCATTATGACCGGTATCCGGCCCACCAAGGTAGTGCACCGGTTGTTTGACCTGGGGTGGCCGGCCACGGATATTGAGCGTTACCTGGCAGAAAAGTATGCCCTGGCACAAGAAAAAGCCGCTTTAATTACCGCCATTGCCAAAACACAACGCCCTTATTTATTGTCCGGCACGTCGGCCGCCCGGCTGGTTAGCGTTTATATCGGTATCCCTTTTTGTCCTACCCGCTGCCTGTACTGTTCTTTTCCTTCTTATTCCATCAAGCAGCACCGCACCCTGGTGGAACCCTTTTTAAATGCCCTGCTGAAAGAAATCCGGGAGGTGGGAGAAGCCCTGCAGGCCCGGGGGTTGCACGTGCAAACCGTTTATCTGGGCGGCGGTACCCCCACCAGTCTGGGGGTGGATCAATTGAGCAGCCTGTTGGCGTCTGTCAACCGGTATTTACGCACAGACGAAACGGTGGAAATAACGGTGGAAGGGGGCCGTCCGGATACCCTGACCCGGGAAGTTTTAGCAGTGCTGGCCCAACAGGGGGTTACCAGACTCAGCATCAATCCCCAAAGCATGCAACAGCACACCTTGGACGCCATAGGGCGTTCCCATACGGTTGAAGACATTTACCGGGCTACGGAGGAAGCCCGCCATTACAAATTTAACACCGTCAATATGGACATTATTATCGGCCTGCCGGGGGAAACGGTGCAGGATGTGGCACACACCATGCGTCACCTGCGGCAGCTTAAACCGGAAAATCTGACAGTACATGCCCTGGCCTTGAAAAGAGCCTCTCACCTGAAACAGCGGCTGGCTGAGTTTTCTCTTACAGATGCCGCCCAGGCCGCCGCCATGTGGGAAGAAGCCGCCCGGGCAGCACAAGGCATGGGTTTGCAGCCCTACTATATGTACCGCCAGAAACAAATGGTGGGTAATTTAGAAAATATAGGTTATACCCTGCCGGGTCATGCCTGTATTTATAACATTCAGATGATAGAGGAGAGGCAAACCGTTATTGGTTTGGGCGTGGGGGCTGGTTCTAAGTGGGTAAATCCTTTGACCCACAGCCTGGTCAACCAGTATAATGCCAAAGAACCCCGTCAGTATGTGGAGCGGTTAGATGAATACCTGAGCCGCAAAATCAACCGGATTAAACAGCCGGTTGCGCCACAACCCTAA
- a CDS encoding 5-formyltetrahydrofolate cyclo-ligase: MDKNTLRKQMLAARSSLTEQARQDKSRRITEQLLALPCYQTARTVMAYLDYRSEVATELLITHALQAGKRLAVPVVNRQDKTMLPSLLENFPQDLVPGPYGIRQPAPGSIRPVPVQELDLVLVPGVAFDARGNRLGYGGGYYDRFLPRLRPDARAVGLAYQLQLSGCLSSCLGPHDQPVHMVITEKGVLVCRPEPPAG; the protein is encoded by the coding sequence ATGGATAAAAATACCCTTAGAAAACAAATGCTGGCTGCCCGCAGCAGCCTGACGGAACAGGCCAGACAAGACAAAAGCAGGCGCATCACAGAACAATTGCTGGCCCTGCCGTGTTATCAAACAGCCCGAACCGTTATGGCATATTTAGATTACCGCAGCGAAGTGGCCACCGAACTGCTCATTACCCACGCCCTGCAAGCCGGCAAACGACTGGCCGTACCGGTAGTAAACCGGCAGGATAAAACCATGCTGCCCTCGCTGCTGGAAAACTTTCCACAGGATCTTGTACCGGGGCCTTACGGCATCCGGCAACCGGCCCCCGGCAGCATCCGGCCGGTGCCGGTACAGGAGCTGGACCTGGTGCTTGTGCCAGGGGTTGCCTTTGATGCCCGGGGCAACCGCCTGGGTTACGGTGGCGGTTACTATGACCGTTTTTTGCCGCGCTTAAGGCCGGATGCCAGAGCAGTGGGGCTGGCTTACCAGCTTCAGTTAAGCGGCTGCTTATCATCCTGCCTGGGCCCCCATGATCAGCCGGTACACATGGTAATTACTGAAAAGGGAGTGCTTGTTTGCCGGCCTGAGCCGCCGGCCGGCTGA
- a CDS encoding ACT domain-containing protein, with the protein MRVQQISIFLENKKGRLAKVTEVLGENDINIRALSIADTTDFGILRLIVNKPQQAYQILKEAGFTVSTTDVIAVEVTDQPGGLSSILRHLDKVGINIEYLYAFVTQTTTAALIVFRVEQVDEAIKVLQQNGVRIVPGDEVYRM; encoded by the coding sequence GTGCGAGTACAGCAAATATCCATTTTTTTGGAAAACAAGAAAGGCCGCCTGGCCAAAGTGACCGAAGTGCTGGGAGAAAACGATATTAATATTCGTGCCCTGTCAATTGCCGACACCACCGACTTCGGCATTCTCCGCTTGATAGTCAACAAACCCCAGCAGGCCTACCAGATTTTAAAGGAGGCGGGATTTACCGTCAGCACCACCGATGTTATTGCGGTGGAAGTAACCGACCAGCCCGGCGGTTTAAGCAGTATCCTGCGTCACCTGGATAAGGTGGGCATCAATATTGAATATCTCTATGCCTTTGTTACTCAAACTACCACCGCCGCTTTAATTGTCTTCCGGGTGGAACAAGTGGACGAAGCCATCAAAGTGCTGCAACAGAACGGGGTTCGTATTGTGCCGGGGGACGAAGTTTACCGGATGTAA
- a CDS encoding phenylacetate--CoA ligase family protein — protein sequence MSAYWDVYHETMSRDQLAEIQIKRLKLLVERVYTAVPFYRQAFQAKGITPGDIKSLEDLKHLPFTTKKDLRDTYPFGLFAVPRSEIVRMHASSGTTGKPIVVGYTKKDLDTWADLVARCLTMAGGTREDVVQNAYGYGLFTGGLGIHYGAERLGAAIVPISGGNTARQLMLMQDFGTTILACTPSYAMYLADELHAQGIDPGSLRLKAGIFGAEPWSNNMRAQLEDKLGITAHDIYGLSEVLGPGVAMECPCKNGLHIFEDHFIPEIIDPETEQPLPYGQKGELVFTTLTKEGFPVIRYRTRDISALYPEKCACGRTHLRMERITGRTDDMLIIRGVNVFPSQIESVLLEFGETEPHYLLVVDRKAAMDDLEIQVELSDKMFSDKVAGLEVLERRLRERILSVLGISAKIKLVEPKSLPRSEGKAKRVIDKREL from the coding sequence GTGTCTGCTTACTGGGATGTTTATCATGAAACAATGTCTCGCGATCAACTGGCTGAGATTCAAATAAAAAGACTAAAACTGCTGGTGGAAAGGGTATATACGGCGGTACCTTTTTACCGGCAAGCCTTTCAGGCGAAGGGCATCACACCCGGCGACATTAAAAGCCTGGAGGACTTAAAACATTTACCGTTCACCACGAAAAAAGACCTGCGGGATACTTATCCCTTTGGTTTATTTGCGGTACCCCGCAGTGAGATTGTGCGCATGCACGCTTCTTCCGGCACCACCGGCAAACCCATTGTGGTTGGTTACACGAAAAAAGACCTGGATACCTGGGCGGACCTGGTGGCCAGGTGCCTGACCATGGCCGGCGGCACCAGAGAGGATGTGGTGCAAAATGCTTATGGGTACGGCTTGTTTACCGGCGGTCTGGGTATTCATTACGGTGCGGAACGGCTGGGTGCTGCCATTGTGCCTATTTCCGGCGGCAATACCGCCCGCCAGCTGATGCTGATGCAGGATTTCGGCACCACCATATTAGCCTGTACCCCTTCCTATGCCATGTACCTGGCGGATGAATTACATGCACAGGGTATTGACCCCGGCAGCCTGCGGTTAAAGGCAGGAATTTTTGGCGCGGAACCTTGGTCCAACAACATGCGGGCACAACTGGAAGACAAACTGGGCATTACCGCCCATGACATATACGGCTTAAGCGAAGTGCTGGGGCCCGGTGTGGCAATGGAGTGCCCCTGCAAAAACGGCCTTCATATTTTTGAAGATCACTTTATTCCGGAAATCATTGATCCGGAAACTGAACAACCCCTCCCCTACGGGCAGAAGGGTGAGCTGGTATTCACCACGCTAACCAAAGAAGGATTCCCGGTCATCCGTTACCGGACCAGGGATATTTCCGCCCTTTACCCGGAAAAATGCGCCTGCGGCCGCACCCACCTGCGGATGGAAAGAATAACCGGCCGCACCGATGACATGTTGATTATCCGGGGTGTCAACGTTTTTCCGTCACAAATCGAAAGCGTACTGCTGGAGTTTGGCGAAACAGAACCCCATTACCTGTTGGTGGTTGACCGCAAGGCAGCCATGGATGACCTGGAAATTCAAGTGGAATTATCTGACAAAATGTTTTCAGATAAGGTGGCCGGTTTGGAAGTTTTGGAAAGAAGATTGCGGGAACGCATCTTAAGTGTCTTGGGGATTTCTGCTAAAATTAAATTAGTGGAACCCAAATCGCTGCCGAGAAGTGAAGGAAAAGCGAAAAGGGTGATTGATAAGCGGGAATTATAA
- the tsaD gene encoding tRNA (adenosine(37)-N6)-threonylcarbamoyltransferase complex transferase subunit TsaD, translating to MSVIILGIETSCDETSAAVLADGVELRSNVIASQVDIHKKFGGVVPEVASRKHLENLHPVILEALAQAGVTPGELSAVAVTYGPGLVGALLVGVAAAKAMAYALDIPLIGVNHLEGHIAANFLVRPDLEFPLLCLVVSGGHSDLVYLPHRGDYRLLGRTRDDAAGEAFDKVARALGLDYPGGPLIDQLAQQGDPRAVQFPLAFLEEGSLDFSFSGLKSAVLNYLNRAAMLNQEINRADLAAGFQRAVVEVLVEKTMLAAQKTGVKTIMLAGGVAANRGLRELLQARAAAAGCRVVLPPLHLCTDNAAMIACAGYYKYLRGDFAPLTLNAVPSLTLGQDKY from the coding sequence ATGAGTGTAATAATTCTGGGCATAGAAACTTCTTGTGATGAAACATCAGCGGCAGTGCTGGCGGACGGGGTGGAGTTGCGATCCAATGTAATTGCTTCGCAAGTGGACATACATAAAAAATTCGGCGGCGTAGTGCCGGAAGTTGCTTCCCGTAAGCATTTGGAGAACCTTCACCCGGTTATCCTGGAAGCACTGGCCCAGGCCGGGGTGACCCCCGGGGAGCTCAGTGCGGTGGCGGTTACTTACGGGCCCGGCCTGGTGGGAGCGCTGTTGGTGGGGGTGGCAGCAGCTAAAGCCATGGCTTATGCGTTGGATATCCCCTTAATTGGCGTTAACCACCTGGAAGGGCATATTGCCGCTAATTTTTTAGTCCGGCCGGATTTGGAGTTTCCCTTGCTTTGCCTGGTGGTATCGGGAGGCCATTCAGACCTGGTGTACCTGCCCCACCGGGGTGACTACCGGCTGTTGGGCCGTACCAGGGATGATGCCGCCGGCGAAGCCTTTGACAAGGTGGCGCGGGCCTTGGGGTTGGACTATCCCGGGGGGCCGCTGATTGATCAACTGGCCCAACAGGGTGACCCCCGGGCGGTGCAGTTTCCCCTGGCCTTTTTGGAGGAAGGCAGCCTGGATTTTAGTTTCAGCGGGCTAAAATCTGCTGTATTGAACTATCTCAACCGGGCGGCCATGCTCAACCAGGAGATTAACCGGGCGGATTTAGCCGCCGGCTTCCAGCGGGCCGTGGTGGAAGTGCTGGTGGAAAAAACCATGCTGGCAGCGCAAAAAACCGGGGTCAAGACCATTATGCTGGCGGGCGGTGTAGCAGCTAACCGGGGACTGCGGGAGCTGCTGCAGGCAAGGGCAGCGGCGGCAGGCTGCCGGGTAGTGCTGCCGCCGCTGCATTTGTGTACCGATAACGCAGCCATGATTGCCTGTGCCGGCTATTACAAATACCTGCGGGGTGATTTTGCCCCGTTGACCTTAAATGCGGTGCCTTCACTGACTTTGGGACAGGATAAATATTAA
- the rimI gene encoding ribosomal protein S18-alanine N-acetyltransferase, which produces MDYRLVPMQVEHLPGVLEIERASFATPWSSQAFTYELTQNNFAYYLVALHQDRVVGYGGMWLVLDEAHITNIAVHPQHRGHRVGEGLLMELMRQAVLRGAARMTLEVRPSNQAARQLYKKLGFQEKGRRKKYYSDTNEDAIIMWLDLSIQVGDSS; this is translated from the coding sequence ATGGATTACCGGCTGGTGCCAATGCAGGTGGAGCATTTGCCGGGGGTGTTGGAGATAGAAAGAGCCTCCTTTGCTACCCCCTGGTCAAGTCAGGCCTTCACATACGAATTAACCCAAAACAATTTTGCCTATTACCTGGTGGCCCTGCACCAGGACCGGGTGGTGGGCTATGGCGGCATGTGGCTGGTGCTGGATGAAGCACACATTACCAACATTGCCGTGCATCCCCAACACAGAGGGCACCGGGTGGGGGAAGGACTGCTTATGGAGCTGATGCGCCAAGCAGTGCTGCGGGGAGCTGCCCGCATGACCCTGGAGGTGCGGCCTTCCAATCAGGCGGCCCGGCAGCTTTATAAAAAGCTGGGCTTCCAGGAAAAAGGCCGGCGTAAAAAATATTACTCGGATACCAACGAGGACGCCATTATTATGTGGCTGGATCTTTCAATTCAAGTCGGGGACAGTTCTTAA
- the tsaB gene encoding tRNA (adenosine(37)-N6)-threonylcarbamoyltransferase complex dimerization subunit type 1 TsaB encodes MYVLGIEAATPVAGVAVAADGCILAERLVNNRRTHSVNLLPMIKAVIEEAGISAGQIGAVAVSSGPGSFTGLRIGLTTAKTLAWLWQVPLVGVSTLEALALPLASQAQIICPILNARKNEVYAAVFRGNAGQPELLAGPLALGIEELVQLLQQWEGPVTFLGDAVPEYRQQLETCLGRRAVMAPRCAMLPRGGALAELGWRKMMSGGGVPPLQLAPEYIRLSEAEVKLAAKGGK; translated from the coding sequence TTGTACGTTTTGGGGATTGAAGCAGCCACTCCGGTGGCCGGGGTGGCGGTGGCGGCGGATGGCTGCATCCTGGCGGAGCGGCTGGTAAATAATCGCCGCACCCATTCGGTAAACCTGCTGCCCATGATTAAAGCAGTTATTGAAGAAGCGGGCATAAGCGCCGGGCAGATCGGGGCTGTGGCAGTATCATCCGGGCCGGGCTCCTTTACCGGATTAAGAATCGGTTTGACCACCGCCAAAACCTTGGCCTGGCTCTGGCAGGTGCCGCTGGTGGGAGTATCCACCCTGGAGGCACTGGCCCTGCCGCTGGCATCCCAGGCGCAAATTATCTGTCCTATCCTGAATGCCCGTAAAAATGAAGTTTATGCCGCTGTTTTCAGAGGCAATGCCGGCCAACCGGAGCTGCTGGCCGGCCCCCTGGCCCTGGGTATTGAAGAATTGGTGCAGCTTTTACAACAATGGGAAGGGCCGGTAACCTTTCTGGGTGACGCCGTACCGGAATACCGGCAGCAACTGGAGACTTGTCTGGGCCGGCGTGCCGTGATGGCACCCCGCTGTGCCATGCTGCCCAGAGGAGGCGCGCTGGCAGAATTGGGTTGGCGCAAAATGATGAGCGGCGGCGGCGTGCCGCCCCTGCAGCTGGCACCGGAATATATCAGGTTGTCCGAGGCGGAGGTTAAGCTGGCGGCCAAGGGCGGGAAGTAG
- the tsaE gene encoding tRNA (adenosine(37)-N6)-threonylcarbamoyltransferase complex ATPase subunit type 1 TsaE → MSEAMVVSRSPAETRQLGQKMAGLLQAGDIICLNGDLGAGKTAFSQGVAEGLGVKGPVTSPTFTLINEYEGRLPLYHFDVYRLGGPADLEDLGYEEYFYGQGVCLIEWARRVADLLPGQRLDICLTREEGVEAVRRIYFRPKGERYQQLLEELMKLVRFGD, encoded by the coding sequence ATGAGTGAAGCAATGGTTGTCAGCCGCTCCCCGGCTGAAACAAGGCAGCTGGGCCAAAAAATGGCGGGGCTTTTGCAAGCCGGGGATATCATATGCCTGAACGGTGACCTGGGGGCAGGGAAAACCGCCTTTTCCCAGGGCGTGGCCGAGGGTTTGGGGGTCAAGGGGCCGGTTACCAGCCCCACCTTTACCTTAATTAACGAATATGAAGGGCGGCTGCCCCTTTATCATTTTGATGTATACCGGTTAGGCGGGCCGGCCGACCTGGAGGACCTGGGTTATGAGGAGTATTTTTACGGTCAGGGTGTCTGTTTGATTGAATGGGCCCGGCGGGTTGCCGATCTTTTACCCGGGCAGCGCCTGGATATTTGTTTGACGAGAGAAGAAGGTGTTGAGGCAGTGCGCCGGATTTACTTCCGGCCAAAGGGCGAACGCTATCAGCAGTTGCTGGAGGAGTTGATGAAGCTTGTACGTTTTGGGGATTGA
- the thiL gene encoding thiamine-phosphate kinase, with protein MNLSQVGEFGLINLLKKDLLPASPGVIAGIGDDAAVLQCAGDCWQLFTTDMLVEGIHFRLDWCDYADVGYKALAVNISDIAAMGGRPTHGVVSLALPEHIQVADVLAIYRGLREMAGLYQVNLVGGDTVKSPGPLVINIALLGEVPAGRAVYRSGAAPGDLIYTTGRLGTAAAGLYVLSHQVNCSPSLKEQLIKAHLRPVPRVAAGVLLAGLEGVSALDDNSDGLAAELREICSASSTGCLIWQKALPVLPAVSRLAGRLGTDILDWVMNGGEDYELLFTLRPKHRRAVEEALQRAAVPFTAIGVMLPAGEGLLLERPNGVREMINMRGYNHFAGSPAG; from the coding sequence TTGAATCTTTCACAGGTTGGCGAATTTGGTTTGATAAACCTGTTAAAAAAAGATCTACTTCCCGCTTCACCCGGTGTAATTGCCGGTATCGGGGATGATGCGGCGGTTTTGCAGTGTGCCGGCGACTGCTGGCAGTTGTTTACCACCGATATGCTGGTGGAAGGCATCCACTTCCGGTTGGACTGGTGTGATTATGCCGATGTAGGGTATAAAGCCCTGGCGGTCAATATCAGCGATATTGCTGCCATGGGGGGCAGGCCCACCCACGGCGTGGTATCGCTGGCCCTGCCTGAACATATCCAGGTGGCGGATGTGCTGGCCATTTACCGTGGGCTGCGGGAAATGGCCGGCCTTTATCAAGTCAACCTGGTGGGGGGAGATACGGTCAAATCCCCCGGCCCGCTGGTAATTAATATTGCCCTGCTGGGAGAAGTGCCGGCGGGCCGGGCGGTGTACCGTTCGGGAGCCGCACCGGGGGACCTGATTTATACTACCGGCCGGCTGGGTACTGCGGCCGCCGGCCTTTATGTGCTGTCCCATCAAGTGAACTGCTCACCGTCTTTAAAAGAACAGCTGATTAAAGCCCACCTGCGGCCGGTGCCCCGGGTGGCGGCGGGGGTTCTGCTGGCCGGCCTGGAAGGGGTATCAGCCCTGGACGATAACAGCGACGGGCTGGCGGCTGAATTAAGGGAAATTTGCTCAGCCAGCTCAACGGGCTGCTTAATTTGGCAAAAGGCGTTGCCGGTATTGCCGGCAGTTAGCCGGCTGGCCGGCCGGCTGGGCACTGATATCCTGGATTGGGTGATGAACGGCGGCGAAGACTACGAACTGTTGTTTACCCTGCGGCCAAAGCACCGCCGGGCGGTGGAGGAAGCGTTGCAGCGGGCGGCTGTTCCTTTTACGGCCATCGGTGTTATGCTGCCGGCCGGCGAGGGACTGTTGTTGGAAAGGCCCAACGGCGTCAGGGAGATGATCAACATGAGGGGATATAATCATTTTGCCGGCAGCCCCGCCGGCTAA
- the thiC gene encoding phosphomethylpyrimidine synthase ThiC, translated as MTQLLAARAGEITPAMRRVAEKEGVTPEFVRQGVAAGTIVIPANINHQNLDPVGFGRGLRTKVNANIGTSTGFPDPARELEKLQVVQSAGADAVMDLSTGGDIDLGRRQIIRASRLPVGTVPVYQAFLENRAKRGNMLTMSAADLFEVIERHCADGADFITVHCGITLEVLKRLKNQPRLTDIVSRGGSFLTAWMLHHGQENPLYEQYDRLLEICLKHDVTLSLGDGLRPGCLADATDRPQLQELIILGELTDRARAAGVQVMVEGPGHVPLDQIAANVQVQKTLCQGAPFYVLGPLVTDIAPGYDHITAAIGGAVAAAAGADFLCYVTPAEHLGLPTLEDVREGIMACRLAAHAADIAKGVPGALEWDRQMSAARKALDWDKQTALALDPRKAARFRQERNPDGHEACTMCGDYCAMKIVGQYLGKASAGC; from the coding sequence ATGACACAACTGTTAGCGGCCAGGGCAGGCGAAATTACCCCGGCCATGCGCCGGGTGGCTGAAAAGGAAGGGGTAACGCCTGAGTTTGTACGGCAAGGGGTGGCGGCAGGAACCATTGTCATACCGGCCAACATTAATCACCAGAACCTGGATCCGGTGGGTTTTGGCCGGGGATTGAGAACAAAGGTCAATGCCAATATCGGAACCTCCACCGGCTTTCCGGATCCGGCCAGGGAGCTGGAAAAACTGCAGGTTGTTCAGTCAGCCGGCGCGGATGCGGTGATGGACCTGAGTACCGGCGGTGATATTGACCTGGGCCGCCGGCAAATTATCCGGGCCAGCCGCCTTCCGGTGGGAACGGTGCCGGTTTATCAGGCCTTTTTGGAGAACCGGGCGAAAAGGGGCAATATGTTAACCATGTCGGCGGCTGACCTGTTTGAGGTAATTGAAAGGCACTGTGCGGACGGGGCAGACTTTATTACCGTTCACTGCGGTATTACTTTAGAGGTACTCAAACGTCTGAAAAACCAGCCCCGCCTTACCGATATAGTCAGCCGGGGCGGCTCCTTCTTAACTGCCTGGATGCTGCACCACGGCCAGGAAAACCCGCTTTATGAACAGTATGACCGGTTGCTGGAAATTTGCCTTAAACACGATGTCACCTTGAGTTTGGGGGACGGCCTGCGGCCCGGTTGCCTGGCGGACGCAACCGACCGGCCGCAACTGCAGGAACTGATTATCCTGGGCGAGCTGACGGACAGGGCCCGGGCCGCCGGAGTGCAGGTGATGGTTGAGGGGCCGGGGCATGTGCCGCTGGACCAAATTGCCGCCAACGTCCAGGTGCAAAAAACCCTCTGCCAGGGGGCTCCCTTTTATGTGCTGGGGCCCCTGGTGACCGACATTGCCCCCGGTTACGACCATATTACCGCCGCAATCGGCGGGGCTGTAGCTGCGGCGGCAGGGGCAGATTTTCTTTGTTATGTGACACCGGCGGAACACCTGGGCTTACCAACCCTGGAGGATGTGCGGGAAGGCATTATGGCCTGCCGCCTGGCCGCCCATGCGGCTGATATCGCAAAGGGAGTGCCCGGCGCCCTGGAGTGGGACCGGCAGATGTCTGCTGCCCGCAAGGCCTTGGATTGGGACAAGCAGACAGCCCTGGCGCTGGATCCCCGGAAAGCAGCCCGTTTCCGGCAGGAGCGCAACCCGGACGGCCATGAAGCCTGCACTATGTGCGGTGATTATTGCGCTATGAAAATTGTCGGGCAGTATTTGGGTAAAGCGTCGGCGGGCTGCTAG
- a CDS encoding response regulator translates to MKKTLDVLVVDDQVGVRYLLEIIALEAGHRVQSAQNGLEAIEKVRLHKPDLVFMDVRMPIMGGLEALTKITKMAPGTAVVIMTAYGAEETAAVALQKGAYLCMSKPFDLGEVKKLLQDFAGRLNCYQQSCAESFA, encoded by the coding sequence GTGAAAAAAACACTCGATGTATTAGTTGTGGATGACCAGGTGGGGGTACGTTATCTGCTGGAGATAATTGCCTTAGAAGCGGGCCACCGGGTTCAATCCGCACAAAACGGTTTAGAAGCCATTGAGAAGGTGCGGCTTCATAAGCCGGATTTAGTTTTTATGGACGTACGGATGCCTATTATGGGAGGCCTGGAAGCCCTGACGAAAATAACAAAAATGGCTCCCGGTACAGCGGTGGTGATTATGACAGCTTACGGGGCGGAGGAAACCGCTGCCGTTGCTTTGCAAAAGGGGGCTTACTTATGCATGAGCAAACCCTTTGACTTGGGGGAGGTAAAAAAACTGCTGCAGGATTTTGCCGGCCGCTTAAACTGTTATCAGCAATCCTGTGCCGAAAGCTTTGCCTGA
- a CDS encoding amidohydrolase encodes MFAIINGTVFTMAGPPISRGTVLVEGSKIVQVGRQLPLPDDIEVFDATGKLVLPGLIDAHTHVGIMEEIYRLEGDDTNETSNPVTPHLRAIDAVNPYDLGFQDALAGGVTTVVTGPGSANVVGGEMVVMKTHGTVVDDMIIRFPAGLKCALGENPKRVYGSGKKMPATRMASAALLRETLVAAQNYLVKQKRAAAEGNIPERDLQMEAVVRVLKKEVPLRVHAHRADDIMTAVRIAREFDLDLVVEHCTEGHLIAPWLAAAGVKAVVGPVISNRAKVELMNRSLETALALCQAGVPFALMTDHPVVPIQYLSLSAALAVKGGLPEETALKAITVDAAGLLGIRQRVGSLEAGKDADIIVADRSLFDPNHRIEMVFVNGCQVIGKK; translated from the coding sequence ATGTTTGCCATTATTAACGGAACAGTGTTTACCATGGCGGGGCCGCCCATCAGTCGCGGCACTGTTTTGGTGGAAGGCAGCAAAATTGTACAGGTAGGCCGGCAGCTGCCCCTGCCCGATGATATCGAAGTGTTTGATGCAACAGGCAAACTGGTGCTGCCCGGTTTAATTGATGCCCATACTCATGTGGGCATTATGGAAGAAATTTACCGCCTGGAAGGAGATGACACCAACGAAACCAGCAACCCGGTGACCCCCCACCTGCGGGCCATTGATGCGGTAAATCCGTATGACCTTGGTTTTCAAGATGCCCTGGCCGGCGGGGTTACCACGGTTGTCACCGGGCCCGGCAGTGCCAATGTGGTGGGCGGCGAAATGGTGGTTATGAAGACTCACGGTACGGTGGTGGATGACATGATCATCCGCTTTCCGGCCGGTCTTAAATGTGCCCTGGGCGAAAACCCCAAGCGGGTTTATGGCAGCGGTAAAAAAATGCCCGCCACCCGCATGGCCTCGGCGGCCCTGTTGAGAGAAACCCTGGTGGCGGCACAAAATTACCTGGTTAAACAGAAACGGGCAGCGGCGGAGGGAAATATACCGGAACGTGATTTGCAAATGGAAGCGGTGGTCAGGGTGCTTAAGAAAGAAGTTCCCCTGCGGGTGCATGCCCACCGGGCGGATGATATTATGACCGCTGTGCGTATAGCCCGGGAATTTGACCTGGACTTGGTGGTGGAACACTGCACCGAGGGACATCTGATTGCCCCCTGGCTGGCAGCGGCCGGAGTTAAGGCAGTGGTGGGGCCTGTTATCAGCAACCGGGCCAAAGTGGAATTAATGAACCGCAGCCTGGAAACCGCCCTGGCTTTATGTCAGGCCGGCGTCCCCTTTGCCCTGATGACCGACCACCCGGTGGTGCCGATACAATATCTCAGTCTTTCTGCAGCCTTGGCAGTCAAGGGAGGGCTGCCGGAGGAAACGGCCTTAAAGGCCATTACCGTTGATGCCGCCGGACTGCTGGGTATCCGGCAGCGGGTGGGGTCCCTGGAAGCGGGCAAAGATGCCGACATAATAGTTGCTGACCGCTCCCTGTTCGACCCCAACCACCGGATTGAGATGGTTTTTGTAAACGGTTGCCAGGTTATTGGAAAAAAGTGA